The proteins below are encoded in one region of Haladaptatus sp. R4:
- a CDS encoding site-2 protease family protein has product MNTFVWVLVGLFIYWVALIGLRDRGLLPSYIGTQGPVLTLHTQKGKELIERLARPKRFWRAWGNFGLGIALVVMVGTFLLLVVQAIIVVQNPPEPTAVTQPRNVLVIPGVNQFLPLSVAPEILLGLLIGLVVHEGGHGIFCRVEDIEIRSMGLALLAFLPVGAFVEPDEESRRDADRGSQSRMFAAGVTNNFAITVIAFLLLFGPVMGAISVASGAAVGGVFPGSAADNANLQRGDRIVAVEGANVTSNGDLHDKLASIQGRSVDVTVNRDGKEHQTTIQRSLLITGVAQDSPFASGVEKGESISKANGTSVYTEKALDRELGGKKVTTMTVNGSKVSGPIGGLSTLQDGPLSSQTNLNVGDSVVITAIDGERITNSTDLSSTLDGYDVGQTATVEAYVNDSGRYTQHTYDVTLKDNGDGKAIVGILVSPGVSGISTSSFGTQLYPAGVFHDLMGGQFISMFGGGSGGPVTTFLFGIVGTLLLPFASLSMPVGYNFAGFVGWNSNFYAVQGPLSSFGGGVFLLANVLFWTGWINLNLGFFNCIPAFPLDGGHILRMGAEAIVSRLPTDQGRQVTTMITTTVGLVMLVSLVLMVFGPRLLS; this is encoded by the coding sequence ATGAATACGTTCGTCTGGGTCCTCGTCGGCCTGTTCATCTATTGGGTGGCCCTCATCGGACTACGGGACAGGGGTCTACTCCCCTCCTATATTGGCACTCAGGGACCGGTTTTAACCCTCCACACGCAGAAAGGAAAGGAACTCATCGAACGACTCGCGCGACCGAAACGGTTCTGGCGGGCGTGGGGGAACTTCGGCTTGGGAATCGCACTCGTCGTGATGGTCGGGACGTTCCTCCTGCTCGTCGTTCAAGCGATCATCGTCGTTCAGAACCCGCCCGAACCGACGGCAGTGACGCAACCCCGGAACGTGCTCGTCATTCCGGGGGTCAACCAGTTCCTGCCGCTGTCGGTCGCTCCCGAGATACTGCTCGGTCTGCTCATCGGGTTGGTCGTCCACGAGGGCGGCCACGGCATCTTCTGCCGCGTCGAGGACATCGAAATCCGGTCGATGGGATTGGCGCTCCTCGCGTTCCTCCCGGTCGGGGCGTTCGTCGAACCCGACGAGGAAAGCAGGAGAGACGCCGACAGGGGGAGCCAAAGCCGGATGTTCGCCGCCGGTGTGACGAACAATTTCGCCATCACAGTCATCGCATTCTTGCTGCTGTTCGGTCCGGTGATGGGGGCGATTTCGGTCGCGTCGGGCGCGGCGGTCGGCGGGGTGTTCCCCGGGTCCGCGGCGGACAACGCGAACCTCCAGCGCGGTGATCGAATCGTCGCCGTCGAGGGTGCAAACGTGACGAGCAACGGCGACCTGCACGACAAACTCGCGAGCATCCAAGGTCGGTCGGTGGACGTGACGGTGAACCGGGACGGAAAGGAGCACCAGACGACCATTCAACGCTCCCTACTCATCACGGGAGTTGCACAGGACTCCCCGTTCGCATCGGGGGTCGAGAAAGGTGAGAGCATCTCCAAAGCCAACGGCACGTCCGTCTACACCGAGAAAGCGTTGGACCGGGAACTCGGCGGGAAGAAGGTCACCACGATGACCGTGAACGGGTCGAAAGTGAGCGGTCCCATCGGCGGTCTTTCGACCCTCCAAGACGGTCCCCTCAGCAGTCAGACGAACCTGAACGTCGGCGATTCCGTCGTCATCACGGCTATCGACGGGGAGCGTATCACCAACAGTACCGACTTGAGTTCGACGCTCGACGGGTACGACGTCGGGCAGACGGCGACCGTCGAAGCCTACGTGAACGACAGTGGCAGGTACACTCAGCACACCTACGACGTGACGCTCAAGGACAACGGCGACGGGAAGGCCATCGTCGGCATCCTCGTCTCGCCGGGCGTGTCCGGTATTTCGACGAGTAGCTTCGGAACACAACTCTACCCGGCAGGGGTCTTCCACGACCTCATGGGTGGACAGTTCATCTCGATGTTCGGCGGCGGTTCGGGTGGCCCGGTGACGACGTTCCTGTTCGGCATCGTCGGAACGCTGTTGCTCCCGTTCGCCAGCCTTTCGATGCCGGTCGGTTACAACTTCGCAGGCTTCGTCGGATGGAACAGCAACTTCTACGCCGTGCAGGGTCCGCTATCGTCCTTCGGCGGCGGTGTCTTCCTGCTGGCTAACGTGTTGTTCTGGACTGGATGGATAAACCTCAATCTCGGGTTCTTCAACTGCATTCCGGCGTTCCCGCTCGACGGCGGGCACATCCTCCGCATGGGTGCCGAGGCCATCGTTTCCAGGCTCCCGACCGATCAGGGGCGGCAGGTCACCACGATGATAACGACAACCGTCGGGCTGGTCATGCTGGTGAGCCTCGTGCTCATGGTGTTCGGACCGCGTCTGCTGTCCTGA
- a CDS encoding PadR family transcriptional regulator: MRKSGPPKGLISYLVLELLDEKPRYGYEILKEIREISGGHWEPSYGSVYPILYKFEDKGWTERIEREDEPDRKYFKLTDAGREELGEKRVESGTKAHEFADVILGFYHVYVSFATDERFEVESPDGEWRFDETFSAWIVEQIIRHHERDFGDFERIPDTPEEFKERMGLDE, encoded by the coding sequence ATGCGGAAAAGTGGCCCGCCGAAAGGCCTGATATCGTACCTCGTGCTCGAACTTCTGGACGAAAAACCACGGTACGGGTACGAGATACTGAAAGAGATACGCGAGATAAGTGGCGGCCACTGGGAACCGTCCTACGGGTCGGTGTACCCCATCCTTTATAAATTCGAGGACAAGGGATGGACCGAACGAATCGAGCGTGAGGACGAACCGGACCGGAAATATTTCAAGCTGACCGACGCGGGACGCGAGGAACTCGGAGAGAAACGCGTGGAAAGCGGCACGAAAGCCCACGAGTTTGCGGACGTGATCCTCGGCTTCTACCACGTCTACGTCTCCTTCGCCACCGACGAGCGCTTCGAAGTCGAGAGCCCGGACGGGGAGTGGCGGTTCGACGAGACCTTCAGCGCGTGGATCGTCGAGCAGATAATTCGCCACCACGAACGTGACTTCGGCGACTTCGAACGCATTCCCGACACGCCCGAGGAGTTCAAAGAACGGATGGGACTCGACGAGTGA